A window of Ranitomeya variabilis isolate aRanVar5 chromosome 2, aRanVar5.hap1, whole genome shotgun sequence contains these coding sequences:
- the CELF1 gene encoding CUGBP Elav-like family member 1 isoform X13 — MNGTMDHPDHPDPDSIKMFVGQVPRSWSEKELRELFEQYGAVYEINILRDRSQNPPQSKGCCFITYYTRKAALEAQNALHNMKILPGMHHPIQMKPADSEKNNAVEDRKLFIGMVSKKCNENDIRVMFSQFGQIEECRILRGPDGLSRGCAFITFTTRSMAQNSIRAMHQAQTMEGCSSPIVVKFADTQKDKEQKRMAQQLQQQMQQINAASVWGNLAGLNSLAPQYLALLQQTASSSNLNSLSGLHPMGGEYSMGRTSGLSTMQIQNLAALAAAASVTQTPSAGSALAASSSPLSVLTSSGSSPSSNNSSSVNPMASLGALQTLAGASGLNVGSLADTRQIPELNLDTFFPIGMAALNGGLGSSGLSNGTGSTMEALSQAYSGIQQYAAAALPSLYNQSLLSQPGLGAAGSQKEGMLSGPEGANLFIYHLPQEFGDQDILQMFMPFGNIVSAKVFIDKQTNLSKCFGFVSYDNPVSAQAAIQSMNGFQIGMKRLKVQLKRSKNDSKPY, encoded by the exons ATGAACGGCACCATGGACCATCCAGACCATCCGGATCCAGATTCCATTAAGATGTTTGTGGGACAGGTTCCCCGCAGCTGGTCGGAGAAGGAGTTGAGGGAGCTGTTCGAGCAGTACGGTGCCGTGTATGAAATCAACATCCTGCGGGACCGGAGCCAGAACCCTCCGCAGAGTAAAG GATGTTGTTTTATCACTTACTATACACGTAAGGCTGCATTAGAAGCACAGAACGCTTTGCACAATATGAAGATTCTTCCCGGG ATGCATCATCCGATACAGATGAAACCAGCCGACAGTGAGAAGAATAATG CTGTTGAAGACAGAAAGTTGTTTATCGGCATGGTGTCCAAGAAGTGTAACGAAAACGACATCCGGGTCATGTTCTCTCAGTTTGGGCAGATCGAGGAGTGCAGAATCCTGCGGGGACCGGATGGGTTAAGCAGAG GTTGTGCGTTCATCACATTTACAACCAGATCTATGGCACAGAATTCAATCAGAGCCATGCACCAAGCACAAACCATGGAG GGTTGCTCATCTCCAATTGTTGTGAAGTTTGCAGACACCCAGAAAGACAAAGAACAGAAACGAATGGCACAACAGCTCCAACAACAGATGCAGCAAATTAACGCGGCCTCTGTGTGGGGGAACCTGGCCGGACTGAACAGTCTGGCCCCACAATACTTAGCA CTCCTCCagcagacagcctcctccagcaaCCTCAACTCCCTAAGTGGCCTCCATCCCATGGGAGGTGAGTACTCCATGGGGAGGACATCAG GACTCAGTACCATGCAGATACAGAACTTGGCAGCTTTAGCAGCAGCTGCCAGCGTTACACAGACCCCAAGTGCAGGCTCGGCACTCGCTGCATCCAGCAGTCCCCTCAGCGTCTTGACCAGTTCTG GTTCGTCCCCCAGTTCCAATAACAGTTCATCAGTGAACCCCATGGCGTCTCTCGGAGCTCTGCAGACCTTGGCCGGTGCCTCAGGTCTCAACGTTGGTTCTCTAGCAG ATACGAGACAGATTCCGGAGCTCAATTTGGACACTTTCTTTCCGATAGGTATGGCGGCTTTAAATGGCGGTCTAGGCAGCAGTGGTCTCTCAAATGGCACTggcagcacaatggaggcactgagCCAGGCTTACTCTGGCATCCAGCAATACGCAGCCGCGGCATTGCCCTCCCTCTACAACCAGAGCCTGTTATCACAGCCGGGCCTGGGCGCTGCAGGCAGTCAGAAGGAAGGTATGTTATCAG GCCCAGAGGGCGCAAACCTCTTCATATACCACTTGCCCCAGGAGTTCGGGGACCAGGACATCCTGCAGATGTTCATGCCATTCGGAAATATTGTGTCTGCCAAAGTTTTCATTGATAAACAGACGAACCTCAGCAAATGTTTTG GTTTCGTAAGCTACGACAATCCAGTTTCGGCTCAGGCTGCGATCCAGTCCATGAACGGCTTTCAGATTGGAATGAAACGTCTGAAAGTTCAACTTAAGCGCTCCAAGAACGACAGCAAACCCTACTGA
- the CELF1 gene encoding CUGBP Elav-like family member 1 isoform X20 translates to MNGTMDHPDHPDPDSIKMFVGQVPRSWSEKELRELFEQYGAVYEINILRDRSQNPPQSKGCCFITYYTRKAALEAQNALHNMKILPGMHHPIQMKPADSEKNNAVEDRKLFIGMVSKKCNENDIRVMFSQFGQIEECRILRGPDGLSRGCAFITFTTRSMAQNSIRAMHQAQTMEGCSSPIVVKFADTQKDKEQKRMAQQLQQQMQQINAASVWGNLAGLNSLAPQYLALYLQLLQQTASSSNLNSLSGLHPMGGEYSMGRTSGLSTMQIQNLAALAAAASVTQTPSAGSALAASSSPLSVLTSSGSSPSSNNSSSVNPMASLGALQTLAGASGLNVGSLAGMAALNGGLGSSGLSNGTGSTMEALSQAYSGIQQYAAAALPSLYNQSLLSQPGLGAAGSQKEGPEGANLFIYHLPQEFGDQDILQMFMPFGNIVSAKVFIDKQTNLSKCFGFVSYDNPVSAQAAIQSMNGFQIGMKRLKVQLKRSKNDSKPY, encoded by the exons ATGAACGGCACCATGGACCATCCAGACCATCCGGATCCAGATTCCATTAAGATGTTTGTGGGACAGGTTCCCCGCAGCTGGTCGGAGAAGGAGTTGAGGGAGCTGTTCGAGCAGTACGGTGCCGTGTATGAAATCAACATCCTGCGGGACCGGAGCCAGAACCCTCCGCAGAGTAAAG GATGTTGTTTTATCACTTACTATACACGTAAGGCTGCATTAGAAGCACAGAACGCTTTGCACAATATGAAGATTCTTCCCGGG ATGCATCATCCGATACAGATGAAACCAGCCGACAGTGAGAAGAATAATG CTGTTGAAGACAGAAAGTTGTTTATCGGCATGGTGTCCAAGAAGTGTAACGAAAACGACATCCGGGTCATGTTCTCTCAGTTTGGGCAGATCGAGGAGTGCAGAATCCTGCGGGGACCGGATGGGTTAAGCAGAG GTTGTGCGTTCATCACATTTACAACCAGATCTATGGCACAGAATTCAATCAGAGCCATGCACCAAGCACAAACCATGGAG GGTTGCTCATCTCCAATTGTTGTGAAGTTTGCAGACACCCAGAAAGACAAAGAACAGAAACGAATGGCACAACAGCTCCAACAACAGATGCAGCAAATTAACGCGGCCTCTGTGTGGGGGAACCTGGCCGGACTGAACAGTCTGGCCCCACAATACTTAGCA ctTTATTTGCAGCTCCTCCagcagacagcctcctccagcaaCCTCAACTCCCTAAGTGGCCTCCATCCCATGGGAGGTGAGTACTCCATGGGGAGGACATCAG GACTCAGTACCATGCAGATACAGAACTTGGCAGCTTTAGCAGCAGCTGCCAGCGTTACACAGACCCCAAGTGCAGGCTCGGCACTCGCTGCATCCAGCAGTCCCCTCAGCGTCTTGACCAGTTCTG GTTCGTCCCCCAGTTCCAATAACAGTTCATCAGTGAACCCCATGGCGTCTCTCGGAGCTCTGCAGACCTTGGCCGGTGCCTCAGGTCTCAACGTTGGTTCTCTAGCAG GTATGGCGGCTTTAAATGGCGGTCTAGGCAGCAGTGGTCTCTCAAATGGCACTggcagcacaatggaggcactgagCCAGGCTTACTCTGGCATCCAGCAATACGCAGCCGCGGCATTGCCCTCCCTCTACAACCAGAGCCTGTTATCACAGCCGGGCCTGGGCGCTGCAGGCAGTCAGAAGGAAG GCCCAGAGGGCGCAAACCTCTTCATATACCACTTGCCCCAGGAGTTCGGGGACCAGGACATCCTGCAGATGTTCATGCCATTCGGAAATATTGTGTCTGCCAAAGTTTTCATTGATAAACAGACGAACCTCAGCAAATGTTTTG GTTTCGTAAGCTACGACAATCCAGTTTCGGCTCAGGCTGCGATCCAGTCCATGAACGGCTTTCAGATTGGAATGAAACGTCTGAAAGTTCAACTTAAGCGCTCCAAGAACGACAGCAAACCCTACTGA
- the CELF1 gene encoding CUGBP Elav-like family member 1 isoform X18 translates to MNGTMDHPDHPDPDSIKMFVGQVPRSWSEKELRELFEQYGAVYEINILRDRSQNPPQSKGCCFITYYTRKAALEAQNALHNMKILPGMHHPIQMKPADSEKNNAVEDRKLFIGMVSKKCNENDIRVMFSQFGQIEECRILRGPDGLSRGCAFITFTTRSMAQNSIRAMHQAQTMEGCSSPIVVKFADTQKDKEQKRMAQQLQQQMQQINAASVWGNLAGLNSLAPQYLALYLQLLQQTASSSNLNSLSGLHPMGGEYSMGRTSGLSTMQIQNLAALAAAASVTQTPSAGSALAASSSPLSVLTSSGSSPSSNNSSSVNPMASLGALQTLAGASGLNVGSLAGMAALNGGLGSSGLSNGTGSTMEALSQAYSGIQQYAAAALPSLYNQSLLSQPGLGAAGSQKEGMLSGPEGANLFIYHLPQEFGDQDILQMFMPFGNIVSAKVFIDKQTNLSKCFGFVSYDNPVSAQAAIQSMNGFQIGMKRLKVQLKRSKNDSKPY, encoded by the exons ATGAACGGCACCATGGACCATCCAGACCATCCGGATCCAGATTCCATTAAGATGTTTGTGGGACAGGTTCCCCGCAGCTGGTCGGAGAAGGAGTTGAGGGAGCTGTTCGAGCAGTACGGTGCCGTGTATGAAATCAACATCCTGCGGGACCGGAGCCAGAACCCTCCGCAGAGTAAAG GATGTTGTTTTATCACTTACTATACACGTAAGGCTGCATTAGAAGCACAGAACGCTTTGCACAATATGAAGATTCTTCCCGGG ATGCATCATCCGATACAGATGAAACCAGCCGACAGTGAGAAGAATAATG CTGTTGAAGACAGAAAGTTGTTTATCGGCATGGTGTCCAAGAAGTGTAACGAAAACGACATCCGGGTCATGTTCTCTCAGTTTGGGCAGATCGAGGAGTGCAGAATCCTGCGGGGACCGGATGGGTTAAGCAGAG GTTGTGCGTTCATCACATTTACAACCAGATCTATGGCACAGAATTCAATCAGAGCCATGCACCAAGCACAAACCATGGAG GGTTGCTCATCTCCAATTGTTGTGAAGTTTGCAGACACCCAGAAAGACAAAGAACAGAAACGAATGGCACAACAGCTCCAACAACAGATGCAGCAAATTAACGCGGCCTCTGTGTGGGGGAACCTGGCCGGACTGAACAGTCTGGCCCCACAATACTTAGCA ctTTATTTGCAGCTCCTCCagcagacagcctcctccagcaaCCTCAACTCCCTAAGTGGCCTCCATCCCATGGGAGGTGAGTACTCCATGGGGAGGACATCAG GACTCAGTACCATGCAGATACAGAACTTGGCAGCTTTAGCAGCAGCTGCCAGCGTTACACAGACCCCAAGTGCAGGCTCGGCACTCGCTGCATCCAGCAGTCCCCTCAGCGTCTTGACCAGTTCTG GTTCGTCCCCCAGTTCCAATAACAGTTCATCAGTGAACCCCATGGCGTCTCTCGGAGCTCTGCAGACCTTGGCCGGTGCCTCAGGTCTCAACGTTGGTTCTCTAGCAG GTATGGCGGCTTTAAATGGCGGTCTAGGCAGCAGTGGTCTCTCAAATGGCACTggcagcacaatggaggcactgagCCAGGCTTACTCTGGCATCCAGCAATACGCAGCCGCGGCATTGCCCTCCCTCTACAACCAGAGCCTGTTATCACAGCCGGGCCTGGGCGCTGCAGGCAGTCAGAAGGAAGGTATGTTATCAG GCCCAGAGGGCGCAAACCTCTTCATATACCACTTGCCCCAGGAGTTCGGGGACCAGGACATCCTGCAGATGTTCATGCCATTCGGAAATATTGTGTCTGCCAAAGTTTTCATTGATAAACAGACGAACCTCAGCAAATGTTTTG GTTTCGTAAGCTACGACAATCCAGTTTCGGCTCAGGCTGCGATCCAGTCCATGAACGGCTTTCAGATTGGAATGAAACGTCTGAAAGTTCAACTTAAGCGCTCCAAGAACGACAGCAAACCCTACTGA
- the CELF1 gene encoding CUGBP Elav-like family member 1 isoform X36, whose protein sequence is MNGTMDHPDHPDPDSIKMFVGQVPRSWSEKELRELFEQYGAVYEINILRDRSQNPPQSKGCCFITYYTRKAALEAQNALHNMKILPGMHHPIQMKPADSEKNNAVEDRKLFIGMVSKKCNENDIRVMFSQFGQIEECRILRGPDGLSRGCAFITFTTRSMAQNSIRAMHQAQTMEGCSSPIVVKFADTQKDKEQKRMAQQLQQQMQQINAASVWGNLAGLNSLAPQYLALYLQLLQQTASSSNLNSLSGLHPMGGSSPSSNNSSSVNPMASLGALQTLAGASGLNVGSLAGMAALNGGLGSSGLSNGTGSTMEALSQAYSGIQQYAAAALPSLYNQSLLSQPGLGAAGSQKEGPEGANLFIYHLPQEFGDQDILQMFMPFGNIVSAKVFIDKQTNLSKCFGFVSYDNPVSAQAAIQSMNGFQIGMKRLKVQLKRSKNDSKPY, encoded by the exons ATGAACGGCACCATGGACCATCCAGACCATCCGGATCCAGATTCCATTAAGATGTTTGTGGGACAGGTTCCCCGCAGCTGGTCGGAGAAGGAGTTGAGGGAGCTGTTCGAGCAGTACGGTGCCGTGTATGAAATCAACATCCTGCGGGACCGGAGCCAGAACCCTCCGCAGAGTAAAG GATGTTGTTTTATCACTTACTATACACGTAAGGCTGCATTAGAAGCACAGAACGCTTTGCACAATATGAAGATTCTTCCCGGG ATGCATCATCCGATACAGATGAAACCAGCCGACAGTGAGAAGAATAATG CTGTTGAAGACAGAAAGTTGTTTATCGGCATGGTGTCCAAGAAGTGTAACGAAAACGACATCCGGGTCATGTTCTCTCAGTTTGGGCAGATCGAGGAGTGCAGAATCCTGCGGGGACCGGATGGGTTAAGCAGAG GTTGTGCGTTCATCACATTTACAACCAGATCTATGGCACAGAATTCAATCAGAGCCATGCACCAAGCACAAACCATGGAG GGTTGCTCATCTCCAATTGTTGTGAAGTTTGCAGACACCCAGAAAGACAAAGAACAGAAACGAATGGCACAACAGCTCCAACAACAGATGCAGCAAATTAACGCGGCCTCTGTGTGGGGGAACCTGGCCGGACTGAACAGTCTGGCCCCACAATACTTAGCA ctTTATTTGCAGCTCCTCCagcagacagcctcctccagcaaCCTCAACTCCCTAAGTGGCCTCCATCCCATGGGAG GTTCGTCCCCCAGTTCCAATAACAGTTCATCAGTGAACCCCATGGCGTCTCTCGGAGCTCTGCAGACCTTGGCCGGTGCCTCAGGTCTCAACGTTGGTTCTCTAGCAG GTATGGCGGCTTTAAATGGCGGTCTAGGCAGCAGTGGTCTCTCAAATGGCACTggcagcacaatggaggcactgagCCAGGCTTACTCTGGCATCCAGCAATACGCAGCCGCGGCATTGCCCTCCCTCTACAACCAGAGCCTGTTATCACAGCCGGGCCTGGGCGCTGCAGGCAGTCAGAAGGAAG GCCCAGAGGGCGCAAACCTCTTCATATACCACTTGCCCCAGGAGTTCGGGGACCAGGACATCCTGCAGATGTTCATGCCATTCGGAAATATTGTGTCTGCCAAAGTTTTCATTGATAAACAGACGAACCTCAGCAAATGTTTTG GTTTCGTAAGCTACGACAATCCAGTTTCGGCTCAGGCTGCGATCCAGTCCATGAACGGCTTTCAGATTGGAATGAAACGTCTGAAAGTTCAACTTAAGCGCTCCAAGAACGACAGCAAACCCTACTGA
- the CELF1 gene encoding CUGBP Elav-like family member 1 isoform X33 has protein sequence MNGTMDHPDHPDPDSIKMFVGQVPRSWSEKELRELFEQYGAVYEINILRDRSQNPPQSKGCCFITYYTRKAALEAQNALHNMKILPGMHHPIQMKPADSEKNNAVEDRKLFIGMVSKKCNENDIRVMFSQFGQIEECRILRGPDGLSRGCAFITFTTRSMAQNSIRAMHQAQTMEGCSSPIVVKFADTQKDKEQKRMAQQLQQQMQQINAASVWGNLAGLNSLAPQYLALYLQLLQQTASSSNLNSLSGLHPMGGEYSMGRTSGSSPSSNNSSSVNPMASLGALQTLAGASGLNVGSLAGMAALNGGLGSSGLSNGTGSTMEALSQAYSGIQQYAAAALPSLYNQSLLSQPGLGAAGSQKEGMLSGPEGANLFIYHLPQEFGDQDILQMFMPFGNIVSAKVFIDKQTNLSKCFGFVSYDNPVSAQAAIQSMNGFQIGMKRLKVQLKRSKNDSKPY, from the exons ATGAACGGCACCATGGACCATCCAGACCATCCGGATCCAGATTCCATTAAGATGTTTGTGGGACAGGTTCCCCGCAGCTGGTCGGAGAAGGAGTTGAGGGAGCTGTTCGAGCAGTACGGTGCCGTGTATGAAATCAACATCCTGCGGGACCGGAGCCAGAACCCTCCGCAGAGTAAAG GATGTTGTTTTATCACTTACTATACACGTAAGGCTGCATTAGAAGCACAGAACGCTTTGCACAATATGAAGATTCTTCCCGGG ATGCATCATCCGATACAGATGAAACCAGCCGACAGTGAGAAGAATAATG CTGTTGAAGACAGAAAGTTGTTTATCGGCATGGTGTCCAAGAAGTGTAACGAAAACGACATCCGGGTCATGTTCTCTCAGTTTGGGCAGATCGAGGAGTGCAGAATCCTGCGGGGACCGGATGGGTTAAGCAGAG GTTGTGCGTTCATCACATTTACAACCAGATCTATGGCACAGAATTCAATCAGAGCCATGCACCAAGCACAAACCATGGAG GGTTGCTCATCTCCAATTGTTGTGAAGTTTGCAGACACCCAGAAAGACAAAGAACAGAAACGAATGGCACAACAGCTCCAACAACAGATGCAGCAAATTAACGCGGCCTCTGTGTGGGGGAACCTGGCCGGACTGAACAGTCTGGCCCCACAATACTTAGCA ctTTATTTGCAGCTCCTCCagcagacagcctcctccagcaaCCTCAACTCCCTAAGTGGCCTCCATCCCATGGGAGGTGAGTACTCCATGGGGAGGACATCAG GTTCGTCCCCCAGTTCCAATAACAGTTCATCAGTGAACCCCATGGCGTCTCTCGGAGCTCTGCAGACCTTGGCCGGTGCCTCAGGTCTCAACGTTGGTTCTCTAGCAG GTATGGCGGCTTTAAATGGCGGTCTAGGCAGCAGTGGTCTCTCAAATGGCACTggcagcacaatggaggcactgagCCAGGCTTACTCTGGCATCCAGCAATACGCAGCCGCGGCATTGCCCTCCCTCTACAACCAGAGCCTGTTATCACAGCCGGGCCTGGGCGCTGCAGGCAGTCAGAAGGAAGGTATGTTATCAG GCCCAGAGGGCGCAAACCTCTTCATATACCACTTGCCCCAGGAGTTCGGGGACCAGGACATCCTGCAGATGTTCATGCCATTCGGAAATATTGTGTCTGCCAAAGTTTTCATTGATAAACAGACGAACCTCAGCAAATGTTTTG GTTTCGTAAGCTACGACAATCCAGTTTCGGCTCAGGCTGCGATCCAGTCCATGAACGGCTTTCAGATTGGAATGAAACGTCTGAAAGTTCAACTTAAGCGCTCCAAGAACGACAGCAAACCCTACTGA
- the CELF1 gene encoding CUGBP Elav-like family member 1 isoform X37, which yields MNGTMDHPDHPDPDSIKMFVGQVPRSWSEKELRELFEQYGAVYEINILRDRSQNPPQSKGCCFITYYTRKAALEAQNALHNMKILPGMHHPIQMKPADSEKNNAVEDRKLFIGMVSKKCNENDIRVMFSQFGQIEECRILRGPDGLSRGCAFITFTTRSMAQNSIRAMHQAQTMEGCSSPIVVKFADTQKDKEQKRMAQQLQQQMQQINAASVWGNLAGLNSLAPQYLALYLQLLQQTASSSNLNSLSGLHPMGGSSPSSNNSSSVNPMASLGALQTLAGASGLNVGSLAGMAALNGGLGSSGLSNGTGSTMEALSQAYSGIQQYAAAALPSLYNQSLLSQPGLGAAGSQKEGMLSGPEGANLFIYHLPQEFGDQDILQMFMPFGNIVSAKVFIDKQTNLSKCFGFVSYDNPVSAQAAIQSMNGFQIGMKRLKVQLKRSKNDSKPY from the exons ATGAACGGCACCATGGACCATCCAGACCATCCGGATCCAGATTCCATTAAGATGTTTGTGGGACAGGTTCCCCGCAGCTGGTCGGAGAAGGAGTTGAGGGAGCTGTTCGAGCAGTACGGTGCCGTGTATGAAATCAACATCCTGCGGGACCGGAGCCAGAACCCTCCGCAGAGTAAAG GATGTTGTTTTATCACTTACTATACACGTAAGGCTGCATTAGAAGCACAGAACGCTTTGCACAATATGAAGATTCTTCCCGGG ATGCATCATCCGATACAGATGAAACCAGCCGACAGTGAGAAGAATAATG CTGTTGAAGACAGAAAGTTGTTTATCGGCATGGTGTCCAAGAAGTGTAACGAAAACGACATCCGGGTCATGTTCTCTCAGTTTGGGCAGATCGAGGAGTGCAGAATCCTGCGGGGACCGGATGGGTTAAGCAGAG GTTGTGCGTTCATCACATTTACAACCAGATCTATGGCACAGAATTCAATCAGAGCCATGCACCAAGCACAAACCATGGAG GGTTGCTCATCTCCAATTGTTGTGAAGTTTGCAGACACCCAGAAAGACAAAGAACAGAAACGAATGGCACAACAGCTCCAACAACAGATGCAGCAAATTAACGCGGCCTCTGTGTGGGGGAACCTGGCCGGACTGAACAGTCTGGCCCCACAATACTTAGCA ctTTATTTGCAGCTCCTCCagcagacagcctcctccagcaaCCTCAACTCCCTAAGTGGCCTCCATCCCATGGGAG GTTCGTCCCCCAGTTCCAATAACAGTTCATCAGTGAACCCCATGGCGTCTCTCGGAGCTCTGCAGACCTTGGCCGGTGCCTCAGGTCTCAACGTTGGTTCTCTAGCAG GTATGGCGGCTTTAAATGGCGGTCTAGGCAGCAGTGGTCTCTCAAATGGCACTggcagcacaatggaggcactgagCCAGGCTTACTCTGGCATCCAGCAATACGCAGCCGCGGCATTGCCCTCCCTCTACAACCAGAGCCTGTTATCACAGCCGGGCCTGGGCGCTGCAGGCAGTCAGAAGGAAGGTATGTTATCAG GCCCAGAGGGCGCAAACCTCTTCATATACCACTTGCCCCAGGAGTTCGGGGACCAGGACATCCTGCAGATGTTCATGCCATTCGGAAATATTGTGTCTGCCAAAGTTTTCATTGATAAACAGACGAACCTCAGCAAATGTTTTG GTTTCGTAAGCTACGACAATCCAGTTTCGGCTCAGGCTGCGATCCAGTCCATGAACGGCTTTCAGATTGGAATGAAACGTCTGAAAGTTCAACTTAAGCGCTCCAAGAACGACAGCAAACCCTACTGA
- the CELF1 gene encoding CUGBP Elav-like family member 1 isoform X25, with product MNGTMDHPDHPDPDSIKMFVGQVPRSWSEKELRELFEQYGAVYEINILRDRSQNPPQSKGCCFITYYTRKAALEAQNALHNMKILPGMHHPIQMKPADSEKNNAVEDRKLFIGMVSKKCNENDIRVMFSQFGQIEECRILRGPDGLSRGCAFITFTTRSMAQNSIRAMHQAQTMEGCSSPIVVKFADTQKDKEQKRMAQQLQQQMQQINAASVWGNLAGLNSLAPQYLALYLQLLQQTASSSNLNSLSGLHPMGGLSTMQIQNLAALAAAASVTQTPSAGSALAASSSPLSVLTSSGSSPSSNNSSSVNPMASLGALQTLAGASGLNVGSLAGMAALNGGLGSSGLSNGTGSTMEALSQAYSGIQQYAAAALPSLYNQSLLSQPGLGAAGSQKEGPEGANLFIYHLPQEFGDQDILQMFMPFGNIVSAKVFIDKQTNLSKCFGFVSYDNPVSAQAAIQSMNGFQIGMKRLKVQLKRSKNDSKPY from the exons ATGAACGGCACCATGGACCATCCAGACCATCCGGATCCAGATTCCATTAAGATGTTTGTGGGACAGGTTCCCCGCAGCTGGTCGGAGAAGGAGTTGAGGGAGCTGTTCGAGCAGTACGGTGCCGTGTATGAAATCAACATCCTGCGGGACCGGAGCCAGAACCCTCCGCAGAGTAAAG GATGTTGTTTTATCACTTACTATACACGTAAGGCTGCATTAGAAGCACAGAACGCTTTGCACAATATGAAGATTCTTCCCGGG ATGCATCATCCGATACAGATGAAACCAGCCGACAGTGAGAAGAATAATG CTGTTGAAGACAGAAAGTTGTTTATCGGCATGGTGTCCAAGAAGTGTAACGAAAACGACATCCGGGTCATGTTCTCTCAGTTTGGGCAGATCGAGGAGTGCAGAATCCTGCGGGGACCGGATGGGTTAAGCAGAG GTTGTGCGTTCATCACATTTACAACCAGATCTATGGCACAGAATTCAATCAGAGCCATGCACCAAGCACAAACCATGGAG GGTTGCTCATCTCCAATTGTTGTGAAGTTTGCAGACACCCAGAAAGACAAAGAACAGAAACGAATGGCACAACAGCTCCAACAACAGATGCAGCAAATTAACGCGGCCTCTGTGTGGGGGAACCTGGCCGGACTGAACAGTCTGGCCCCACAATACTTAGCA ctTTATTTGCAGCTCCTCCagcagacagcctcctccagcaaCCTCAACTCCCTAAGTGGCCTCCATCCCATGGGAG GACTCAGTACCATGCAGATACAGAACTTGGCAGCTTTAGCAGCAGCTGCCAGCGTTACACAGACCCCAAGTGCAGGCTCGGCACTCGCTGCATCCAGCAGTCCCCTCAGCGTCTTGACCAGTTCTG GTTCGTCCCCCAGTTCCAATAACAGTTCATCAGTGAACCCCATGGCGTCTCTCGGAGCTCTGCAGACCTTGGCCGGTGCCTCAGGTCTCAACGTTGGTTCTCTAGCAG GTATGGCGGCTTTAAATGGCGGTCTAGGCAGCAGTGGTCTCTCAAATGGCACTggcagcacaatggaggcactgagCCAGGCTTACTCTGGCATCCAGCAATACGCAGCCGCGGCATTGCCCTCCCTCTACAACCAGAGCCTGTTATCACAGCCGGGCCTGGGCGCTGCAGGCAGTCAGAAGGAAG GCCCAGAGGGCGCAAACCTCTTCATATACCACTTGCCCCAGGAGTTCGGGGACCAGGACATCCTGCAGATGTTCATGCCATTCGGAAATATTGTGTCTGCCAAAGTTTTCATTGATAAACAGACGAACCTCAGCAAATGTTTTG GTTTCGTAAGCTACGACAATCCAGTTTCGGCTCAGGCTGCGATCCAGTCCATGAACGGCTTTCAGATTGGAATGAAACGTCTGAAAGTTCAACTTAAGCGCTCCAAGAACGACAGCAAACCCTACTGA